The window CCAGCGGAACTGGCTCGAACTCGATAGGCTGGAACGTTGTGCGTCGCATCCGGGTGGCGCTCGTTGATTCGTTCGACGAAGGCCTCCGCGGTATCGATGCTCTCGGCGGGAGCGGCGTAGCCGATGAACTCCGACCCCCGAACCTCGAAGGCTGCCTCCCCCTGTCCTGCCACGGTACGGTACGTTGAGCCACCCATCGACGAACGGTTCGTGGGGAGTCACTGAAAAGGCGTGGATTTCTAACTGGTGACGCGGACGACATATCCGAGAACCGAGTTCGGCGATTAGCTCAACTGAATCTGCCGGATGAACTCGAGATTCTTCAGTTCGTTCAGTACGTCACCGGGGAGATCCTCGTCGGTGACGAGATAGAGACGCGGGTCGTTCGTGAACTCCGGGTCTTCGCTTATCGTCTGTCGAATCGAGATGTCGTTGTCCGCCAACAGCGACGTGACGGTCGCGACGATACCCGGTTCGTCGGCGTCGAGGACCTCGATAGTCAACACCGACAAGTCCAGCACAGGAGCCAGATCCATCAGGCTCGGAATCGAGGAGATGTTCTGGAAGATACGCCGGAGTTCCTCGTCCGCCAAAATCGCATCCGTCGTCGAATCCACGACTCGGCGGTCCACCCCGATTTCGCGGGCGATTTGCGTGTTCGGAATCTCGATGCCGCCGGAAACGACGCGCCCCTCGTCGCTCACCGAGAAGCCGCGTTCGAGGAGCAGTCGGATGACCTGCTGTTGGCTCGGACTCCCCTCGAACTTCTGCATTATTCTGTCGAACATCCTTGTCGATGGTAGACGCCCCCGAAGATTTAGTCTGTGGGGTTCGGATAGCGGGGTTCATCACGTCGTACTTCGTGAATAGCACATGAAACGACATATCGTCTGGGAGCTGGTCGATGGCATCAGCACAGAACACCTCATCGTGGAGTTCGACCCTGTCCATGCGGACGGAGTCGTCGTGAGGGTTGCAGAGAGCGAGGAAGCGAAAGCGCCGTTTCGGGTTCGTTATCGCGTGGACTGTGATGATTCTGAGACGGTTCGAGAGGTCGAAATTGGCAGTCCTGGCACGGATTCCGGAATCGAACTCAAACACGACGGCGAGGGCAACTGGACGAAAGATGGAGAATCCGCCCCGAGACTTGCAGGATGCTTCGATGTGGATATCGCAGTGACGCCGTTCACGAACACGATTCCGATTCGGCGATTAGATTGGGAATCGGGGAAGAGCGCGACGATTTCCGTCGTCTATCTCGACGTCCCTGTGATGACCGCGACGGCAGTCAAGCAGCGATACACTTGCTTGGAATCACTGGATTCTGAGGGTGGTCTGTTCCGGTACGAGAGTTTGGAGAGCGGATTTACTGCCGAGTTGCCGGTCGATTCGGATGGTGTTGTGGAGGATTATCCCGACGTGTTTCGGCGGGTGGAGTTGTAGGTGACAGAATTCGTTATCAGTTTTAATCCAGTATCGAGTCCGTGCTACCGCCAACTGTAGCCAATCAACTTTTCGTGCAAAATATCGAACATCCAATCATGTTCTCGTTTCGGCCGGTTCCAAGTGCTTCTGAATCACGCTTCACTTTCGTTCTACTCGGCCTTACACTGTTTAGCGTTCTATTTTGGGGAAATTGGTTCTTGCGCTCATCACTATCGTTCCAGAGCAGTATAAAAAGGAAAGGGAAGGCAAGAAATTCAGAACGGGAGAGGGATGATGAATACGAACTGCAAAACCGACAGCGATACAGACCCGATTTCTGCGCAAAAATCGAATGGAGGGGTCGCATCACCAACCGCTGTTACAGCGATTCTTTCGTACTCGCCACGTCACTCCGTCGCTCATCAATCTGCGTTGCATCGTCCATCGCCCTGGCAGTCGCCTTGAACAGCGCTTCGATTTCGTGGTGGGCGTTTTGCCCGACAACACCAGCATGAAGGGTCAATTCGGCGTTCATCGCCAGTGAGCGGAGGAAGTGTTCCGCCATGTGGCTGGTCATCTCGCCGACGCGTTCCTGCGAGAATTCGCCGTCGAATTCGAAAAGCGGGCGTCCGCTCACGTCCACGACGATAGAGGCAACTGCTTCGTCCAATGGGACTTTTCGGTCGGCGAACCGCTGGATAGCTCGGCGGTCGTCGAGGGCTTCATCGAAGGCTTCGCCGAGGGTGATTGCCACGTCTTCGACCGTGTGGTGGTCGTCGATGTGCAGGTCGCCGTCGGCGCGCACCGTGAGATCGAACAGGCCGTGGCGCGCGAAGCTGTCGAGCATGTGGTCGAAAAATCCGATTCCGGTCTCGATGGTAGTGTCGCCATCACCATCGACGTCGAGTGTCACTTCGATAGTCGTTTCCGCCGTCTCACGGCTTACGGCGGCGGTTCGGTCGCTCATATGGTACGATTCGGCCGGAGAAACAAGGTGGTTCCGCTTGGGTTTGATCGCGGAGCGTCTGACGTAAATATATTTATGTGGAGTCCCAAAGGATAATTAGACCATGAAACGTGATGTCCTGAGTGTACTGATGATCGTCATCGGTGTCCTCCTCAGTGGGACGGTACCTGGCCTCATCCTCGGCGCACCGATGGCTACGGCAGGCTGTTTTCTACTTGCCGAGCCACGTCTCGGGGCGCAGTCCGATGTTCTGGAGCGAATCGCCAGCAAAGCTCGTTAGTCCAACGCGTTCCGTGCGTCCGCTAACGTAAACGCCCCTTGATACAGTGCACTTCCGACGACGACGGCGGCGGCACCCGTATCGCGGAGGGTTCGAACGTCGTCAACCGACGCGACACCGCCACTTGCCACGACGGGGATTTCAACGGCCTCAGCAACACGCCGAACGGGGTCGGTCTGAACGCCCTCCATCCGTCCTTCTACGTCTACGTCGGTAAACAGAATCGCTCCAGCGCCGAGTTCCTCATATCTCGTCGCCGCTTCCGCCGGGTCGAGACCGGTCGATTCGGTCCATCCGGAGACCAACACCTCACCATCTTTGGCGTCGAGGCTTACCATCACCGACTCGGGATACTCCGTGCTGATTTCTGCGACGATATCCGGATTCTCGATCGCTGCGGTTCCAAGGATGGCGCGGTCCACCCCGCGGGACAGTAGATCGATCGCATCGTCCGCCGTTCGGATACCGCCACCAAGCTGGACATCGACATCAACCGCGTCCAAAATCGCGTCAACCGCACCGGCGTTCGCACGTTCGCCCTCGAACGCGCCATCCAAATCGACCAGATGGAGCGTGTTTGCGCCTTGTTCTATCCACTCTTGTGCGGCCACAACTGGATCACCGTAGGTGGTTTCTGTGCCCTTCTCACCCTGCACGAGTTGGACGACTTCGCCGTTTTGCATATCGACCGCGGGAACGACCTCGAACGTTGGGAACATACCCATCGTTGGACGGGGAGTCGTCTAAACCCAACGAGTCGTTACCGTTTAAGAGGTAGGCGAGAATGTAGAGATATGGTCGAAGTCTTGCTGGTCGTCGGTCTTGCCGTCGCGGTATTTGTCGGGTTCAACATCGGTGGCTCCTCGACTGGCGTTGCGTTCGGCCCCGCGGTCGGGAGTCAAACAGTATCGAAACTCGGTGCCGCAGGGCTGATGTCCGGGTTTGCCCTCCTCGGCGGATGGACGGTTGGGCGAAACGTCATCGAGACGATGGGGGGAGAAATCGTCAGTATGCAGTTTACGCTCGGGATGAGCGTTGGTGTTCTGTTTTTCGTTGGGATGGCCCTTCTCATTTCCAACCTGTTCGGCGTGCCCGCATCCACGTCGATGACCGCAGTCGGCGCGATTGCCGGGTTGGGAGTCGCAAC of the Haladaptatus caseinilyticus genome contains:
- the hisB gene encoding imidazoleglycerol-phosphate dehydratase HisB gives rise to the protein MSDRTAAVSRETAETTIEVTLDVDGDGDTTIETGIGFFDHMLDSFARHGLFDLTVRADGDLHIDDHHTVEDVAITLGEAFDEALDDRRAIQRFADRKVPLDEAVASIVVDVSGRPLFEFDGEFSQERVGEMTSHMAEHFLRSLAMNAELTLHAGVVGQNAHHEIEALFKATARAMDDATQIDERRSDVASTKESL
- a CDS encoding amino acid-binding protein, which encodes MFDRIMQKFEGSPSQQQVIRLLLERGFSVSDEGRVVSGGIEIPNTQIAREIGVDRRVVDSTTDAILADEELRRIFQNISSIPSLMDLAPVLDLSVLTIEVLDADEPGIVATVTSLLADNDISIRQTISEDPEFTNDPRLYLVTDEDLPGDVLNELKNLEFIRQIQLS
- the hisA gene encoding 1-(5-phosphoribosyl)-5-[(5-phosphoribosylamino)methylideneamino]imidazole-4-carboxamide isomerase; its protein translation is MFPTFEVVPAVDMQNGEVVQLVQGEKGTETTYGDPVVAAQEWIEQGANTLHLVDLDGAFEGERANAGAVDAILDAVDVDVQLGGGIRTADDAIDLLSRGVDRAILGTAAIENPDIVAEISTEYPESVMVSLDAKDGEVLVSGWTESTGLDPAEAATRYEELGAGAILFTDVDVEGRMEGVQTDPVRRVAEAVEIPVVASGGVASVDDVRTLRDTGAAAVVVGSALYQGAFTLADARNALD
- a CDS encoding putative glycolipid-binding domain-containing protein, whose protein sequence is MKRHIVWELVDGISTEHLIVEFDPVHADGVVVRVAESEEAKAPFRVRYRVDCDDSETVREVEIGSPGTDSGIELKHDGEGNWTKDGESAPRLAGCFDVDIAVTPFTNTIPIRRLDWESGKSATISVVYLDVPVMTATAVKQRYTCLESLDSEGGLFRYESLESGFTAELPVDSDGVVEDYPDVFRRVEL